The Prunus persica cultivar Lovell chromosome G8, Prunus_persica_NCBIv2, whole genome shotgun sequence genome includes a region encoding these proteins:
- the LOC18767141 gene encoding transcription factor bHLH25 — MEISSIGGMSELGMEDPYFINQWHMNSLDEVSMLPLAAPFGENFNQSHFHPNFNLKTSMDSCHSGIDRPMKQLKTDGWSSCKTDQHGSNPQVASSPNILSFVNSNSTNQMGVLKPKEEAAVCSKSNNSLPSDILLSQSSFGNQSYLFKASQGTKRVNTNTRLSTTQDHIIAERKRREKLSQRFIALSAMVPGLKKMDKASVLGDAIKYIKQLQDKVKTLEEQTRKKNMESVVFVKKTQLFANDDNSSSEENNSSGPFEETLPEIEARFCDNNVMIRIHCEKRKGVVEKTIAEVEKLQLKFINSSVLTFGGCALDVTIIAQMEVEFSLSVKELVKNLRSAFDMFM; from the exons ATGGAGATTTCGTCGATAGGAGGGATGTCTGAACTG GGAATGGAAGATCCCTACTTCATCAACCAGTGGCACATGAACTCTCTGGATGAAGTCAGCATGCTGCCACTAGCAGCTCCATTTGGAGAGAACTTTAACCAGTCTCACTTTCACCCAAATTTCAATCTTAAAACTTCTATGGATAGTTGTCATAGTGGCATTGATAGACCCATGAAACAGCTCAAAACTGATGGCTGGAGTTCATGCAAAACCGATCAACACGGATCGAACCCGCAAGTTGCTTCCTCTCCAAATATTCTTTCCTTTGTCAACTCTAATAGCACAAACCAAATGGGGGTTCTTAAGCCTAAGGAGGAGGCAGCAGTGTGTTCAAAGAGCAACAACAGTCTCCCTTCTGACATATTGCTCTCTCAAAGTTCGTTTGGCAACCAAAGTTATTTGTTTAAGGCCAGTCAGGGAACAAAGAGGGTCAACACAAACACTAGGCTTTCTACAACTCAAGATCACATTATTGcagaaaggaaaaggagagagaagctCAGCCAACGGTTCATAGCTTTATCTGCAATGGTTCCTGGCCTAAAGAAG ATGGACAAGGCTTCTGTTCTTGGAGATGCTATCAAGTATATCAAACAACTGCAGGACAAGGTAAAAACACTTGAGGAACAGaccagaaagaaaaacatggaATCCGTCGTCTTTGTGAAGAAAACGCAGCTCTTCGCCAACGATGACAACTCATCCtcagaagaaaataattccAGTGGCCCCTTTGAGGAGACACTGCCTGAAATTGAAGCAAGGTTCTGTGACAACAATGTCATGATAAGAATTCActgtgagaaaagaaaaggagttgTGGAGAAAACTATAGCAGAGGTTGAGAAGCTCCAACTTAAGTTCATCAATAGCAGTGTCTTGACATTTGGGGGCTGTGCTCTTGATGTAACCATTATTGCTCag ATGGAAGTGGAATTCAGCCTCTCAGTGAAGGAACTTGTCAAGAATCTACGCTCTGCTTTCGACATGTTCATGTGA
- the LOC18768606 gene encoding uncharacterized protein LOC18768606 yields the protein MALQALFFILLTTQFLPSSSLISKPDFHSRYPSPRAISDLKESIVKGLGFPAEDLEVSGFDLRDAQVGHSVAYEFDVEVDNKVLPFKLLEDVDRWDYVDLPIFRVEDENGLVQKGKSGTGLPPVLAPFQLAGPMELWIQDAKDMRISLPHDVDAGVLKKVMLAEGAVVTVKGARSVSLRHPLQLPLPLNRTNNGFASGLVTLAEWLRHASRTQTSPLLSLRIVGPTSLASPSPTSSSMNNKLKLKRLAPGLVELSSPSTTKPISVELQNQETTAILTPSYFTTVWPLASVNGSNPNLLGFEALLSSVLGHKANKKGSFKLLKADVSAQTFLKIGFGVEKKLKEGDGFDLKGFPEWRTKPETVRMHFEVLAKVDGDKIVPERVVPINPVVLEDTVAPNELSGNVSMSTVPIVYPPANPLTL from the exons ATGGCTCTCCAAGCTCTGTTTTTTATCCTCTTAACAACGCAGTTCCTACCATCTTCTTCTCTAATTTCCAAGCCCGATTTCCACTCTCGCTACCCGAGCCCCCGAGCCATCTCC GATTTGAAGGAGAGTATTGTGAAGGGATTAGGGTTTCCGGCGGAGGATTTGGAGGTGTCGGGGTTCGATTTGAGGGACGCGCAGGTGGGGCATTCGGTGGCGTACGAGTTCGACGTGGAGGTGGACAACAAGGTGCTTCCTTTCAAGCTCTTGGAGGACGTGGACCGCTGGGATTACGTCGATTTGCCGATTTTTCGGGTCGAGGACGAAAATGGGTTGGTCCAGAAAGGCAAATCGGGTACTGGGTTGCCGCCGGTTTTGGCTCCGTTTCAGCTGGCTGGGCCCATGGAGCTTTGGATTCAGGACGCCAAAGACATGAGGATCTCGCTGCCT CATGATGTGGATGCTGGTGTGTTGAAGAAGGTGATGTTGGCAGAAGGCGCTGTGGTCACAGTGAAGGGTGCAAGGTCTGTGAGTCTGCGCCACCCTCTTCAGCTCCCGTTGCCATTAAACCGAACCAACAATGGGTTTGCTTCTGGTCTTGTGACCTTGGCTGAATGGCTGCGCCATGCTTCTCGAACCCAAACATCTCCATTGCTCTCTCTCCGCATTGTTGGTCCTACTTCCCTTGCATCACCTTCACCAACTTCTTCCTCCATGAACAACAAACTCAAGCTTAAGCGCCTTGCCCCAGGCCTTGTGGAGTTGTCCTCACCGTCAACCACCAAACCCATTTCTGTTGAGCTGCAAAATCAAGAGACCACTGCCATTTTAACCCCAAGCTACTTCACCACAGTTTGGCCTCTTGCTTCCGTCAACGGGTCAAACCCgaatttgctgggttttgaggCACTGCTTTCGTCTGTGTTGGGTCATAAGGCCAATAAAAAAGGCTCCTTCAAGTTGTTGAAGGCAGATGTGTCTGCACAAACGTTTTTGAAGATTGGGTTTGGGGTGGAGAAGAAGCTGAAAGAAGGAGAtggttttgatttgaaagGTTTTCCAGAGTGGAGGACGAAGCCAGAGACTGTAAGGATGCATTTTGAGGTGCTGGCTAAGGTTGATGGTGATAAAATCGTGCCGGAGAGAGTGGTTCCAATTAACCCTGTGGTTCTGGAGGACACTGTGGCACCTAATGAGCTTTCGGGGAATGTCAGCATGTCCACAGTCCCCATCGTTTACCCTCCGGCGAACCCCTTGACCTTGTAA